The following are from one region of the Pogoniulus pusillus isolate bPogPus1 chromosome 33, bPogPus1.pri, whole genome shotgun sequence genome:
- the GPR63 gene encoding probable G-protein coupled receptor 63, translating into MVFSPVLTLAHSGTSNATFIVYENAYTNSTPPQSLLRSGTTAPLRYVLTTAGGALLVNTTAVLPSQEVFRSLTLPLQIMLSAAMIFILLISFLGNFVVCLMVYQKAAMRSAINILLASLAFADMLLAMLNMPFALVTIITTQWIFGDIFCRVSAMFFWLFVIEGVAILLIISIDRFLIIVQRQVKLNPCRAKILIVISWAASFIIAFPLAIGNPNLQIPSRAPQCVFGYSSSPGYQAYVIVILLISFFIPFLVMLYSFMGILNTVRHNAVRIHSHPDSICLSQASKLGLMSLQRPFQMNIDMSFKTRAFTTILILFLVFIVCWAPFTTYSLIATFNSHFYYKHNFFEISTWLLWLCYLKSALNPLIYYWRIKKFHDACLDLMPKYCKFLPQLPGHTRRRIRPSTIYVCGEHRSVV; encoded by the coding sequence ATGGTTTTCTCCCCAGTGTTGACGCTGGCCCACTCTGGGACCTCCAATGCTACTTTTATTGTTTATGAAAATGCCTATACGAATTCTACCCCTCCCCAGTCCCTGCTTCGCAGTGGCACAACAGCTCCACTGAGATATGTCCTCACCACTGCGGGAGGTGCTCTTCTGGTGAACACGACAGCTGTCCTGCCGTCACAAGAAGTTTTCAGGAGCTTGACTTTGCCCCTCCAGATCATGCTTTCTGCTGCTATGATATTTATCCTGTTGATTTCTTTCCTCGGCAACTTTGTTGTCTGTCTCATGGTCTACCAGAAGGCAGCGATGAGATCTGCAATTAACATCCTCTTGGCAAGCCTGGCTTTTGCAGACATGCTGCTGGCAATGCTGAACATGCCTTTTGCTCTGGTAACAATCATTACCACTCAGTGGATTTTTGGGGATATATTCTGCAGAGTCTCTGCCATGTTCTTCTGGCTCTTTGTCATAGAAGGGGTTGCCATTCTGCTTATTATTAGTATCGACCGATTCCTTATCATAGTTCAGAGGCAAGTTAAGCTGAACCCTTGCCGTGCAAAGATCCTCATTGTGATTTCCTGGGCAGCATCCTTCATCATTGCTTTTCCCTTGGCAATAGGGAATCCAAACCTGCAGATACCCTCGAGAGCACCTCAGTGTGTTTTTGGCTACTCCTCAAGCCCGGGGTACCAAGCCTACGTGATAGTTATCTTGCTGATTTCTTTCTTCATCCCATTCCTGGTGATGCTGTATTCTTTCATGGGCATACTCAACACTGTCCGCCACAACGCGGTGCGTATCCATAGCCACCCTGACAGCatatgcctcagccaggccagcAAACTTGGTCTCATGAGCTTACAGAGACCTTTTCAGATGAATATTGATATGAGCTTTAAAACTCGTGCCTTCACAACCATCCTGATTTTGTTCCTGGTCTTCATAGTCTGTTGGGCACCCTTCACCACTTACAGCCTTATTGCCACATTCAACAGCCACTTCTACTACAAGCACAACTTTTTTGAGATAAGCACTTGGCTCCTTTGGCTCTGCTACCTCAAGTCTGCACTGAACCCGCTGATTTACTACTGGAGGATTAAGAAGTTTCACGATGCATGCCTGGACTTGATGCCCAAATACTGCAAGTTCCTGCCGCAGCTCCCCGGCCACACAAGGCGGCGCATCCGGCCCAGCACCATCTACGTGTGTGGGGAGCACCGGTCGGTGGTGTGA